CAAGATGGAAGCGATCTTAGGCGGTTTTTCAGAGGGAATTGCCCTCGACGACCGAGGTTACGTTTCCGAAGGCTCGGGCGAGAATATATTTCTGGTCAACGGCGGCAAGTTATTCACGCCGCCGCTCGGAGCTTCAATTCTGCCCGGCATCACCCGAGATTCTGTGATCCAGATCGCTCGGGAAATGGGTATTGAGATCGTTGAGACGCAGATCCAGCGTTCAGCTCTTTACCTTGCCGACGAGGCATTTTTCACCGGCACGGCTGCCGAGATCACTCCTATTCGATCCGTTGACCGCATCACGGTCGGCCAGGGACGCCGCGGAGAGGTCACCAAACGGCTGCAGGAAGAGTTTTTCAAGGTCATTACGGCCGAACGTCCGGCACCGTTCGGAGCGGATTGGCTTACATTCGTGAACGCCGGCGATGAAAAAAAAACGGCTAATGCCTGAAGCTTAGCCTTTCTCGGTTTAAATAGAAGCGGCGAGACCTATCGCCGCTTTTTTTTATTTCTTATCGCAGTCCCTGTCCGAATTGTTCCGTCCCAAAAGCACCTATGCCGTTCAACCGGAAACTGAAAACAAAACGGTTCTCACTCCGGGTGCCAACATTGAACGTGTAGTACTGCACCGCGACCGCACAGCAGTTCGACGCGTAACCTACTGTATAAAGTGAACTTATCAGCGGCGATGTGCGCGATGAACGCCGATTCTGAAAATCAAAAAACAGAGACGCCCCTCCGTAAAGGCCGCGTCTGCGGTCGCCGAGAAATAGGGCAGGGCTCCATTGAGAGCCGCGAAGCGTACCCGGCTCTTTCCCGTTCTCGTCAGCATATTGAGCAAGAGACGGGATCAACGTCACAGCCCTCGTGTAGTAGAAAGTCTGGAAAAAATTGACGATATCTTTTTTGTATCCAACGGTCGCTGATATCGCTCTCAGGCCGTCGCCCTTCATACCGATGTCCATTCGCGTACTGATATCGATATCCTTTTGGGGCCGATAGACCGCCTCAATATTCAAGGGCGAGAATCGACGCGGGGCCCCGCCGAATGTATAGAAACTCATTGCCGTAATTGGCTCGATCTGATTACGGCGGCCGGCAACCAGAGCTCCGCCGAAGGTATTATCAAAAAAGTACTTTCCCCGTACCGTCAGCGTGAAGATCTCGTAGGGCTGAATACTCAGCGACTTGAGGCCTGCCGACGGATCCGCACTCAGCCCCTTTCTGGCCTCCTCTGAGACGGCTTCAGAATATCGTCGGGTATAAACACGGTTAGTGACGCCGAATTCGATCTCGTTGGTATTCGTTGCCGTGTCCAAATGGTCGAACCTGATCAGCCGATTGAAGTTGTTGATGCCTTTAACGACCCGATACGTCGCAAATGGTTCGATCACATGGCGAAAACGAAACCTGTCATTCGAGCCGTAAAAATTCCTCGCCAACGCGACCGGACGAACGTCGAAGGCAAACTCTCCATAGGTCCTCAAAAGGTCGCGCCCGACGACCTGCCTCATATCATTGAAGGAATCTGAGTAGTAGGTCACGCGCCCTGAGGCAGTGGCGGTGAAATTGAAATACTTTGTGCTAATGGGAACGGTTACCTGCGGAAATGCGTCCAAACGCTGCGAAAGAGCGGGTGTGATCACCGGGTCGCTGCCCGTTCGCCTGCGATAAAGTTCTATATCGTCAACTTCTTCGCGGCGGGATACACCTTCTAGACTTGATTTGAACGAGAAATATACGCCATCGAGGAACTTCAGCATCGACGGCCGCTTTTCAAAATTGATGCTCGGCAAATTGCGCGTTTTTTCGCGCACGTTCGGTATCGA
This sequence is a window from Acidobacteriota bacterium. Protein-coding genes within it:
- a CDS encoding LPS-assembly protein LptD; the protein is MRVNRVFPIAAVAVLSVFSSFGQQTNPVERQVANPIADTQNINPVSAEQVTAPKPKPKTSFEPEGGDGEVVVYSDTQIVEEKDGKRIVRHIGNVDVRYGIYRLQADEIAVDQATGNITARGSVIFDQGDDQRITGVNGIWNYRTRLGSFEDSTGFSNQTNDGTVIFFRADRVERVSVDEILVVNGMFTACEEAVPKWSFTAESARIKTNDRIRLKGAKFRLRDVPVVAVPFASIPIKKKDRSSGFLTPTGGYSPRKGLRLSGAYFQTLGDSADVTLRGDIYTSRGIGYGLDLRTRANSRSYLNAGFYAVKDRIFGKKAGPQNPDQGGSLIYAEGVHYFPNGFTAAVDVRLTSSLAFRQEFSDGIQQVISPIEVSQVFVNKSWDDYTLNLLSRSQVISIPNVREKTRNLPSINFEKRPSMLKFLDGVYFSFKSSLEGVSRREEVDDIELYRRRTGSDPVITPALSQRLDAFPQVTVPISTKYFNFTATASGRVTYYSDSFNDMRQVVGRDLLRTYGEFAFDVRPVALARNFYGSNDRFRFRHVIEPFATYRVVKGINNFNRLIRFDHLDTATNTNEIEFGVTNRVYTRRYSEAVSEEARKGLSADPSAGLKSLSIQPYEIFTLTVRGKYFFDNTFGGALVAGRRNQIEPITAMSFYTFGGAPRRFSPLNIEAVYRPQKDIDISTRMDIGMKGDGLRAISATVGYKKDIVNFFQTFYYTRAVTLIPSLAQYADENGKEPGTLRGSQWSPALFLGDRRRGLYGGASLFFDFQNRRSSRTSPLISSLYTVGYASNCCAVAVQYYTFNVGTRSENRFVFSFRLNGIGAFGTEQFGQGLR